From Arachis hypogaea cultivar Tifrunner chromosome 3, arahy.Tifrunner.gnm2.J5K5, whole genome shotgun sequence:
aacataaaattaatatGTACAAATAACTCATTAAATGATTTAAACATGATTAGATCCttcatataaatatttatatatatttttatctattcttcctattaattatattattttttagattaattttaatatactattaatataaaattattttatatatatatttaattacataatatcatattaataaaataaatattttttatatttattacgtaaataattatttaaagaaCAATTATAAATATACGATTATATTATAATGAAAATTCATGTGcagtcaacttcacatgaagttaatagttgagaaCTGTTAGAtggtttgattgatttgactaaatttttatctaacgattcttaactattaatttcacgtgaagttgactgcacctgagtttccatctAATATTACACTAGTTAGggtatcaaaattattttttgttttttctcgtGCGGTGGTGGCGCATTCGTTTAATTTTATAAAGAAAATGAAGAGATAAATAAAACAGCGGAAAATGAGAGTTCCAAATAAAAAccgttctttcttttctttctgtcAACATTCCATCAAAACTTCCGTCAGTATTCTCATCCACGGTTCTCTCTGTTGAACACCAAAAACCCTTTGCTTCTGCCAACAGAAACTATTAAGACTTCGCTCGCCAATACCACCAAACCCTAACGATTTCCAAAGCGGTCATTGTGACCTTTCATCTTGTGACTCGCTGAATTGAATCGGATTCGAATCTGACTCATCGGAAATCTATCCACTCACTCATGGGTGCTGCGGGCTCTAAGCTCGAGAAGGCTCTCGGCGACCAATTCCCCGAAGGAGAACGTTACTTCGGCCTAGAGAATTTTGGCAATACTTGTTACTGCAACAGTGTTTTGCAGGTTTCTCAACTGATTCATGGTTTTCGTTCTTTAATTCTATCTTCTGCTTTCAATCCTTAGCATcgatgattctttttttttttttcctttccttttggtCTATTCATTCTATGGGAAGTTTGCTGAAGATGTGTGTTTTTTGGTTCTGCTGTTGACTTGCTTCTTGAACTTCGACGTGCTTGATTTGTGAATCGATATTAGGATTGGGGATGTGCGATTTTTACTTCCGACCCGCGACTCTTAATCATCTTTCATAAGTTTTTTGTTGAAATTGATTGATAGTCTATTGAAATTTTAAGGCTAAACTATTATTCAATGTTTTCTTTATATGGTCCACACTACATTTTGTAAAAGCATTTACCTTTTCTAAAAACATCTTTAGTGATGGTATATGAAGATGTGTATGATTATTCTTGTTTTGTAAATATCTTCATGGTTCTTGACTAGTAACTTATCATTTCATTTTGCTACTTACTGCAGGCACTATACTTTTGTGTTCCATTTCGTGAACAATTACTAGAGTATTATGGAAATAACAAAAGCATTGGGGAGTTGGAAGAAAATCTTTTAACTTGCTTAGCTGACTTATTTTCACAGGTAATTAGCCTGTAGTTTGGTCGATTCTGGGCTTCACATGCATCATGCCCCAGCTTGTTTCATCTTTGATAAACTCAACCATGATATTTGTTCTTTGAATGCCTTTGAATTTGTAgccgttttattttttttatttgataacaATATtactagacttttttttttttatttatatgttgattcatttatttatttattttggtagaAGAAAATTCATCAGAGATAAGAGATAAACAAGTACAAGCATAGAAGATAAAATATCCTATTAAATAAAAACAGGAAATAGAAGAGCCTCCAACCAAGACAAATTGTATGCTTCTTTATCTTGGTTGCAATTTGTAAATGTTAAACATATATTTATTTCTCTTGGTGTAGATAAGTTCGCAGAAGAAGAAAACTGGTGTCATTGCTCCTAAACGATTTGTGCAGAGGttgaaaaaacagaatgaaatcTTCCGCAGCTATATGCACCAGGTATGTTCAAACTGTCAAGATTCAAGAATCAACTTCCTTCAATGAAATTCATTAGAAACATAATTTTTTGTTGTGGATTTCCTTATTTTTTCCCTTCTGGGTAGGACGCCCACGAATTCCTGAATTATTTGCTGAATGAACTTGTTGACATTTTGGAGAAAGAAGCCCATACTGTACAAAATGATCAAGAGACGTCCCCACCTTCTGAGAAGGCTGCAAACGGGCTCACAAATGGTACAATTAATGGTGCAAAGAAAGATCCTTTGGTTACTTGGGTGCACAAAAATTTCCAGGTGACCTTGTTCTGCCAATTTAACATTTGCCACCTTAAATTTTGATTGTTAATCCTTCTTTTGTGGGTAGGGGAAGGGGGTTACTCTTGTAATGAACATAAAATATCTTATATATACTTCTTTCTGTATGGATTTTCATTATTGTAACTTGCTCTGATTAGGGAATACTCACAAATGAAACAAGGTGCTTGCAATGTGAAACAGTGACAGCCAGAGATGAAACATTTCTTGACTTGAGCCTTGATATTGAGCAAAATAGTTCAATTACAAGCTGTTTGAAAAATTTCAGTTCCACTGAGACGTTGAATGCTGAAGACAAATTTTTTTGTGACAAATGCTGCAGGTATATTTATTTACCTTACAGTTTCACTAGCAGGCACAAATTTAAGCTTTATATTGCCTCAATCGTTTTGAATCATATGCCTTTATCTCAACAATTTCATTGGTTTTTATACCTCAAGTTTTCTTATGATACCAGTTTGCAAGAGGCTCAGAAAAGGATGAAGATAAAGAAACCACCTCACATCTTGGTCATCCATTTGAAGCGGTTTAAGTACATGGAACAGCTGGGCCGCTACAAGAAGCTATCTTACAGAGTTGTCTTCCCCCTCGAGCTGAAATTGAGTAACACCGTTGATGAAGCAGACATTGAGTATTCTCTATTTGCGGTGGTTGTACATGTGGGAAGTGGCCCCAACCATGGGCATTATGTTAGCCTTGTGAAAAGCCATAATCACTGGTTATTTTTCGATGACGAAAATGTTGAGATGATTGACGAATCTGCTGTGCAAACTTTCTTTGGATCAGCACAGGAATATTCCAGTAATACAGACCACGGGTACATTTTGTTCTATGAAAGCCTTGGCCTGGGTAACCGGAGTTAGACGGAGGAGTTCTATGAATTTTAGGTACTCAATCATTTGGAACCCATCtggtttatatatttattttctttactACCGTCTTCATTTTTCAACCCTTTGAAGGAGATTTTACGTCCTTCAGACAGAGGATATACGGTTGTGAAAATGTAAACTTAGGTGGATGGCATGTACAGTGGATGACGataacattatatttttttttttttttgcattttctttttcacaaTAATAGCAGTAAAAATATATGGGTGGAAATTTCACCGACATCGCTGCAAATGTCCACCAAGATTAGCAACTAACTTGTGTTTGAATAATTTGCACTCAGACTACACTTTACAGTGTATATATTACTAAGTTTTGTTATAGGTGGGCATTCTTTGGACTAATAAGAGTATGTCTTCGGACGCATAAACTAACTACTTGAGTATCCATTCCAATGATGTTTCAAATGGCGCTGGGATTAAATGATTTTATTGTGAAAAGCTGGGCGGAATAAGGAAGTATCATTCTGCGTTACCATAACTCATGTATGACCAAGGTATTAGATTAAAGTCGAGTATTTTTAGTAGTTACATCGCTTTGAACCTATAACGTCGCATTTCAGCAATTATCTGCTGTACAAGGGAAGCAGGGAACAAGTAgtattattaaaaaagaaaaaagacatCAAAACTAAGGCAACATATCGTCAGACTCCTAGGTGCAATGCTCATTCTATTCCATAAAACAATGGAACATATGCTAAATTCTAAATGACTGTAAGCATGAAAGTATCCTCGTCCAGCAAAGTTTCAAGATCAATGAGGTTATcaaattctcttctctcttctgaaCTCCTATGATGTTTTAGCTGCAAAAGGCATATACACAAGATGTTCTTTACTGCCACAAACAGAACAAACAGTCATGTGCAAGGCCTGATATAATGCTCTCAAGTTGATGCAACTCTGAATTCATAAATCTCACACGAAGAAATCAATGTTGAGCTTGAGCAGAACGTTTGGATATATTTTTAACGGAATGAAAATTACTGCTTTGATATATtgactggaaaaaaaaaaagaacataccGCTGATTTACAAAGCAGGAAAATTGATAAAAACTCATAAAAGAAGGGGTAAAGTACCTGGTTTTCTTGGATCTCAGTTACAACATTCAACAGCCTATGGTATTGGTCTCTTGCCTCTGGATACTGAACCATTGACTTCACCCTGGATAGGGCTTTCTGCAACCTTTCCTCTGTTTGCTTTCTGCCTTCTTTCAAGAAATCATACTCATCCTCCTTGCACTGTGTATCTTGTACCATAGTTCCCTCGGGAACATCTTCCAATTTAAATCCACGTAAACCACTACCTTTTCGGCGCCAGCGCAAAATAACTTTTTCTAAAATTCCAACTGACCAAATTATCTTTCCACAGTTCTTCCTAACCTGGTGCCCCCTTACATGAGCCTAAATAATGGAAACTGAGAAGTTAGAATCATATCAATTAGAAGCGTTCCTGGAAGAAgaataggaataaaaattaaaggTAAATGTGAACAGTATGACCATTTATGACATTGGGACACACCTGAATTTTAACTATTCTTTGGCGAATCATCAAAAATTCTTTTCTGCCCTTCCAACTGCGGAATTTGTTCTGGATTCGTATTGCAGCTGCATGTACAGGCTCATTGCGTTGTCCAACCTTGTGTGGTTTTACAGTTATAAGAGAAAGAGCATCTTCATCAGATATTCCAAATTTATCATCATATTCTTTCAGTTGTTTTCTTTGGAAAGATTGCACTCTATAAACTTCATGAATACGTGCAGCAGCCTGGCTGGCATTACACACTGCTGCCAGTGAATCTTTCAGTGACAGTTCATATGATAGGCGATCATCATTAACTTCAGTAGTATTGTGTTGGACTCTGTATACTACTTTTGATCCAGAACTTTCTCTCGTGTCCCTGTTCATATCAAGAGATAATAGTTGCACGCTTATTGAAGATTCTGCAAgataccctgcaattcctttgtgACCGTTTGCAGAAGCCAGGTCAGCTGGTGTTCTACCAGAAGGATGCTCTGGGCTTGGATCAGTCAGCACCCCAGGTGCTGCGCCAAGAGAGATGAGGGAAGCAACTGTGAGCTCCCTGAAAATTAGAATTGAGACGTATGTAAAGAAAGTCCAATCATTGAAGTACTATAATTAGTTTATCCAGATTTTGTTGGAATTTTTAATACAGTTCCCAGCAGAACTTTTATCAGTTTCTTGATTGAAGACATTTCATCCATCAAGCCAATAACAAACTATTTCTCACATACTAGCAACAAAGTTGCAATTAATATTAGTGATATAATCAGCTATAAACTTATAATATGGTAGACAGATATAATCAGCTTCAAATACTACTTTGATCAAATGCATTACATTCTACAAGCACTAAAGTTCTCACCTGCCACAGAATGCAGCCCAATGAAGAGCAGTCCATCCATTTACATCGCAGAAGTTCACATTTACACCAGCAATTACTGTGGGTTGTAAGGCCCAATCATAGCCAAGAGCAGCCGCAAGATGAAGTACTCCTTGGCCACCCTCATCCAATACATTAGGGCCTTTCCCATCTTCGATGACTTTTTGAAGGAGCCACCCAAGTAACTTATCTTTCAAAAGATTTTGAAGCAGATGCTCCTGTACATTTTGTGGAGAAAAATCTTTCTCTAGAGTAAGTTTCAGCAGCTTATCCCaatcatcctcctccttcctcagCAAAGAACTTATTTTACTTCTCAGTTCAGATTTCTCGCTTACACTGATTGGATCGAAGTTTTGAGGTAAGGTATGCCCCATGTACAGCAGCTCTTCAAATCGCACACTGAAATTATCAGAAATGCTCTCTCTCTGCTCAGCTGCATTGTTGACTTCTTGAGTGTAAATGTCTCGGAAATCAAATTCTCGTATTTCACTACATGCTAACCTATTGGAACAAGTTACATAGAAAGGAATCCTCCCAGTTTTATGTGGAGGAGTATAACAAGAAAGAACACCATTGTCAATGATATTAGCTGGCACTTCTACCTCACCGAACATGCAAGACCATTTACATTGTTCAGCTTCCTGTAGACTCCTCAAGAATTGTCCATAAATGAGAATCTGTACAAGTTTGTAACAAATGAAGAAACAAATAATCAAAATTATAGAACTGAAGAAGTAATATGAATGAGTTGGGAAAAAGTCCAGTGAACATAACATCAAAACTGAGAGCAAGTACAGAATATCAAAAGATCCACCTTAGTTTCTGAACCTTCAAATGCCCAGCTTGGGGAAAAGTCAATAATAGTAAAAAGTTGATCATGGGAAATAGATGGATCCAGTGCATAGGTATCCAGGTGCACTTCAGAAGGAATAGTTGCATTGTCcacatcattttcattttcaacTGTACCCCAATAAGCACTAAAAGTGGATGGAGTTTTAGATTCTTCCACATCTCCAAGTTCTTTACTCATCCATTGGTTGAAACTGTCAAGCTTCTTCAGACCCTCTTCTGCAAGGGATCCATCTAACAGAGCCTTCTTTAGAGTTAAATTTGTATCATCTATTCCATCCAGGCTTCTATTGGTTTCTATCTTCTCTTTTGCATCTAATAGTTTTTCTTGAGGGTCATCTATCATAAGAACCTTTGGTTTATCTTGATGTATAAGACACTGTTCCAAGGATCTTTGAGGATCAAATTCATATAACTCATTCATTACCTGCCAATTTCCTTCAACTTGTACCATATTTTCTTTCCCATTCACTTTGGTAATATTGGTGGTGAAATTTGACCTCATTAGAGAGGGATTGCTATTGATTCCCATGTTATCAGGTTGGATTTCAGGGAGTACGGGTTGAAGAGGCATGTATTGACTTCTCCCATTATTTTCCAAGATATATTCCCACATTGAAAAGCCAAGGTGTTGTGGGGGTTCATATGCCAATCTAACATTATGAATGTCTTTGATTTTGCCAGCTTGACTGAGCATGATATGATTCATCCCAGGAGTGCCACACAACTTCTCTTGTTCATCTGTGATGGTTTCAATATTGCAATTAGTACAACATATCAGGTAAGAACCTGCATGAATACAGAGGCGTGGATATATGGAAGATAAAAGCGTAAAGCaaataaaaatgaagaaattTACTTATGAACTGTGGCGGGCAATAAGGATCAGGAATCTTCTCAACAACTGGGTGTTGTGTCTCAAGGAAGGAGTAGTCTTCTGAACTTGCATAATTATTCAATGCTGTAAACACTACACCAAGTTACAACTTACAAATACGAAATACAAACAAACACAAGAAAATACTAAAGAGCTAAGGCATAAATATTAACCGAACTATGTTTCTCTATTCTTGAAAGTAAAACATCTGAAATCATCAACAAAATGAGGCTACAAACAAAAGAAATACCTGACTCAGCTTCTTCATATTCTGTTGcttgagtgctcttcatgcttgTTGTATCTATTGTATGTGATGGAACCTGGTAGTTATGTGGATGAAGACTACATGATAAAAAAATTTCCTTCTCTGTGGAACCTGGTAGTTTGTCAATTTGTGCATAAGGAAGAGATTCTTGATTTTCTTTGGCAGCACCTCTAAAATTTGCCTTAGTTGCCTGATTATTTTAAGCAAAAgggaaagggggggggggggggttaaaGATTATCTTGACCATCTAACTAGTTTCCAAAAAATAGCAGATAAAATTGTAGCATGTTACCTTCACTTCCCTATAATGGACAAGAACAATGTGCGAGAGTTCCCTACAATAATATTTAGATACAATAAATGAGACAAGATGATACCAAGAAGAGGTCAATCCACAGTTAGATGCATGAAATAGAAACGATCTATTTCtggaatataattaaattaaacataagaATGTGATCAACTGTTGCTGAATCTTTCTCATCGGCACTAGGTAAAGCAAAGCAAATCACCATTAACCAAGAAGAAACACCTACATAAGGACCAGTATGTGCGTATTTGAAAGTTTTCATTTTCCTGGATAAAAATATAAAGGAGAACCTCTGCTGAGATCTTTAATaacattaagaaaaaaaaaatcttactcATCAAGCATCCAGTATGTGCgtctttgaaaattttcattttcttctccgTGTGCATAATAGCAGTGCAACACATCCACACTTCCAGCCTAAAAGCATCACAATccattcaaattaataatttataagaaagaaagaagctaTTGATACACGTCCTAGAGCAGAATTCATTTTTAATGGCAATAAATAAATCTTACAGCTTCATTTATCATTTCAGTGCCTGCTAAATGTGAGTTGTAACTTGTAATAAAACTTATGATGGTGATCTTAGCTTCTATATATTTACCTTAAGTCTCTCATGAGCTTCCCTCACTGTTTTTCCATCCTTTTTCTTTCTCCAGTTGTGGCCATCCTTTCTAAAGTATCTCAGCACCTTCCGATCAAACAGGAAAAGTGAACCACCTAATGTCAACCAAAAATATAATTAGACAGAGGAACATCTTGAAATCAAACACAGCACACTGATGCTTGACAATAGTGCAGGCCCAAGTCACCTCATAAAATGTTAAATCTAGAAAATATTATGTGTTTAGTTTGCGTTtgcatttttgttttcatttttagtgttttctgtTTTGAAGATTTTGTGAAAGAAATAGTGAAAACAGGAtatgaaaatagaaaacaagattttattgtttttcctattttctctttCCCGCAACAAAATCTTGAAAATAGAGAATACTGAAAATTAAAATGGAAAGTGAAAATGCGAACCAAAAGTGCCCATGAATAATAATTCCCTCCCCTTATCcctttcaaatagaagaagaaaaacaagtaaCGGAAAAAGAATTTTAATTCCTTTTTGCCCAAATCAAGTAAAAGGAAGTCGTTAAGAACTCAAGACAACTGTTGACTTGGGAAGAAGAGAATCATACTTGGCGGCATATGTGCAGGCTCTGGAGCAATTTGGAACATTTTATAATTACTGAGAATTTCACAAATTTCAGCTGGGCGCAGCCATCGACGCTGCGCTTCTATAAGAATTTGCTCAATATCTGTTTCCATGAGAGAATAGCAATTAGATATTGATACAGATTGCTTTAAATAACTCAGAGAAACGCAATTAATAACAGTGATACAGTACTGCTTCCCTTACTCAGGTCAGTGAAGTGGacggaaaaaaagagagaagagaagaaaaagaaacagaaaatgaaagcttcaatttttTAGTCAATATATATTGAAGCAAACATGGACAACAAGAGACTGCAATTCACTCCCGATTTACGCATACCAAGATTTGTAAGCAACTTGATTCCCTTTTCATCACTAACAAGATAACTATCTAGTCCGGTTTCTTATGAACCAAGTCAACCAAACTAcagaaataagaaagggaaaaaaaacttCTGAGTACTAAGACATGGCAGTTGAAGCTAAGCTAACCAAGTTCAAACATGCAGAGACTATAGACTTCAAAACTCAACACAAACCATTGTCCACCCTTATTCTGAGATGAGAAAGCTGGCTACAAAACCATGCAAAATTTTCTTCACTGAGTAATAATCAGAATTAATATTTTGGGACTGGAAGAAAAAGGCCTCACAGAGTTCTTGTTAAGGGAAATAGGGAAATGTTCGTATAATATGATGCTATTGCTATGATTCTAGCAGTCACATATCTATTTTGGAAATCAACTAGAATGAAGAAAGCATGTAAGAGATAATCCGCAAAAAGAGGGTCAAAGAACGCTTACTAAATTGATTAGGGGGAACATAGCACTTGACGTCAGCCATGGAAATGGAATCCAAGTCACAATCACTTGGGATGGGTTAGATTCAACCGCAGTTTTGTAGAACTGTAAGCAGCAAAGCAGAGTTGTCTTTTGAGATTTTGAGCGGAAAAAACATTCAGACTAGACAAGGCtacgtatttttttatttttcattctttttcaccTAAAATCTAAACAAAAAGAGATAGAGATGTTGTAGTACAATGATGAATGAATGTGTAATGTAATGTTGGAAAGTTCAAATCAAGGTTTAACGCGGAGAGAGAATGTAATGATGTTGTTTTTTGGAAGAGATACtgtattgcttttttttttcgacGCGGGAGTGCGGGACGTACAACTAGCAAGGGTAGTGTAGCAGTGTCAGCATAACGTAATAATAAGTAGAAGCGCCACTTTACACTTGTCAAAGGGTGATGCAAATTTGTTTGACTGATatattttctttctcaatttctaTTTGACTAACCTTTCTTTCCTGGAACCTTCGCAAATACCCTTTCTTTCACCCGTAGACTTTCTGGTCCATATTTATATTGCACCCTCTGTCTCCTCTTCTTGTCATTTTCTCCACCCGCGATAAATAATGACTAATACTTCTCTAACAAAGTCAAGACCGTTATTACATTGTGTTTATGCTTTGAGATGGCCGTTGATTGTGACGTCATTGCATCCTGGTCATGTATTGAAATGTGACAATGTTTTACACACTcaataactcttttttttttttctgggtgaagaagagagagtatatgtcatttgaattataatttgttgGCTTTTTCATCGACAtttcatttatatataaattttagacTACATTAAAATGTTATACCCATATATATTAAACAACATtacattttattaaaataaatttaatttgcatatattattaaataattaaaaccaATTATCTTTAAgacttattattatttgtatcataatatgataataaattaataattcaaatgaaagaataatataattattaatgtattaaaattaaaattttataatatattaacacATTAGGGAACTAAAATTAGCATCAGAAAGTAGTGTAGCCTACCGGGGAAAGAAAAAGGTAGAACAACCTGGTCATATTTGCTTCTCAACCCTGCATAATTATTGCATTGTTCGAAGAATTCCGTTGCATTTAAGGGATTAACTTCTTTAACTCATAAGGTACtaactaaaagagaaaaagaaaggaccCACCTCAATAGTTTTTTCTCTTCAAGATAGCAATAGATCATGCTCAATAGTCAATAGTATGATAATCCCATTCATACGGACGTCTTGAAAGCAGAAATTTTAACCAAGCTTTATTTACCCTAGCATTAACATAGAAAATCAACATAAATAAAATGATACTcaactattttaatttatcatgAACGCAAGGAATGGAAAAAAAATGAGCCTCACGAAAAATAGGCACtaaaaatttcaatgaaaaaattgGTCACCATGAAAGTCATATATCAAGAAAGATTTTCCAAATCAACACCAAAAATTACCTATGAGAAGGGGAGAATAAAAAGATAGATTGATTCATATGGTAACAATAAGGAACAACATATACATTTAACTTCATAAGATCTTCAAGGAAGGGACTGCGGTTATGACCATCTTTTTTCAGTGCATTTGGTCCATAAACAGACAAAAACAGAAGCATACAATCAGAAGCTCAGAACAATTTAAAGCATATTAGTAGTGtaatatataaatactaaaacaGGAAATTGTGAAAGTTACCTGTGTTACCTAACATAGAGCTCTTCTATCCTCTTCTCAAGACCCTTCTCCAACACATTCTGATCAGCAATTTCTGTGCTGCATCAGTTCTTCCATTCTCTGGTCAAAACCTTCCTTCTCTTCTCTAGCTTGATCTCAGTTTTCACCTGTTTAATGGGGAAAAAGAATTACTTTCACTCTTGAACTTAAAATTATGCCTGAATCCAAGCACTTGTGAAACTGAAGAAAACCAGCATGCACACACCAAATGAAATACAGATCAGAACCCTTGCCTAAACTAGTAATCCGTCAGCAAAGATAATTATGAGCTGTTTAAAGCCTCCTGAatgtccaaaatataaaaatcaattcaaaGGGCTCAATTTAGAGAAGACTTGAATTTGGACTTCAAAATGAATTTCAACACAAGTAAAGAAACAACCTGTTTGGATTTGCAAATTGAGAATCACTAGGGAAAAAAGTGCATGTCCGGGTGAGTGAGTTTTACATCTAGGTCAAAATGCAAAGCAGagcattttcataatttattccaTTCTTTCATATATAGTGATAAAATTGATAAGGGAAAATATAAAGgatagtaaaaaaaaatcatgaCTTTACCCACTTTACAATAAAAACATTGAAAGAAACACAtctaaagataaaataatattgaccgtccaaaaatcaaatttctgaaATCCTTGTTCTGTGAAATATGTAGCCACATCGTTTCTTTTGGCTTATCTGCATTTTTCTCAAATTTCCTAGTAACAAATCTATAGAATGAAAAAATAGTAATTTTCAAGCTAATATAAGATCAttttaaaataacaatgaaattACTAACGGGATATTACTACATATCAAATTCTTTtccaaatataataaatttaatttaaagctTACCAGTTTAGTTACTAAGCACAAATCTATTGAATAATTTCATAACTCACAAGGGTATATTTACCTAAGTAAAATGTAAGTCGGTCCAAAAATAAGCTTTCTAAGATACGTAACTCGACATTATCATCCAC
This genomic window contains:
- the LOC112734384 gene encoding calmodulin-binding transcription activator 3 isoform X15, which encodes MADVKCYVPPNQFSGSLFLFDRKVLRYFRKDGHNWRKKKDGKTVREAHERLKAGSVDVLHCYYAHGEENENFQRRTYWMLDEELSHIVLVHYREVKATKANFRGAAKENQESLPYAQIDKLPGSTEKEIFLSCSLHPHNYQVPSHTIDTTSMKSTQATEYEEAESALNNYASSEDYSFLETQHPVVEKIPDPYCPPQFINEQEKLCGTPGMNHIMLSQAGKIKDIHNVRLAYEPPQHLGFSMWEYILENNGRSQYMPLQPVLPEIQPDNMGINSNPSLMRSNFTTNITKVNGKENMVQVEGNWQVMNELYEFDPQRSLEQCLIHQDKPKVLMIDDPQEKLLDAKEKIETNRSLDGIDDTNLTLKKALLDGSLAEEGLKKLDSFNQWMSKELGDVEESKTPSTFSAYWGTVENENDVDNATIPSEVHLDTYALDPSISHDQLFTIIDFSPSWAFEGSETKILIYGQFLRSLQEAEQCKWSCMFGEVEVPANIIDNGVLSCYTPPHKTGRIPFYVTCSNRLACSEIREFDFRDIYTQEVNNAAEQRESISDNFSVRFEELLYMGHTLPQNFDPISVSEKSELRSKISSLLRKEEDDWDKLLKLTLEKDFSPQNVQEHLLQNLLKDKLLGWLLQKVIEDGKGPNVLDEGGQGVLHLAAALGYDWALQPTVIAGVNVNFCDVNGWTALHWAAFCGRELTVASLISLGAAPGVLTDPSPEHPSGRTPADLASANGHKGIAGYLAESSISVQLLSLDMNRDTRESSGSKVVYRVQHNTTEVNDDRLSYELSLKDSLAAVCNASQAAARIHEVYRVQSFQRKQLKEYDDKFGISDEDALSLITVKPHKVGQRNEPVHAAAIRIQNKFRSWKGRKEFLMIRQRIVKIQAHVRGHQVRKNCGKIIWSVGILEKVILRWRRKGSGLRGFKLEDVPEGTMVQDTQCKEDEYDFLKEGRKQTEERLQKALSRVKSMVQYPEARDQYHRLLNVVTEIQENQLKHHRSSEERREFDNLIDLETLLDEDTFMLTVI
- the LOC112734384 gene encoding calmodulin-binding transcription activator 3 isoform X5, whose protein sequence is MADVKCYVPPNQFNIEQILIEAQRRWLRPAEICEILSNYKMFQIAPEPAHMPPSGSLFLFDRKVLRYFRKDGHNWRKKKDGKTVREAHERLKAGSVDVLHCYYAHGEENENFQRRTYWMLDEELSHIVLVHYREVKATKANFRGAAKENQESLPYAQIDKLPGSTEKEIFLSCSLHPHNYQVPSHTIDTTSMKSTQATEYEEAESVFTALNNYASSEDYSFLETQHPVVEKIPDPYCPPQFINEQEKLCGTPGMNHIMLSQAGKIKDIHNVRLAYEPPQHLGFSMWEYILENNGRSQYMPLQPVLPEIQPDNMGINSNPSLMRSNFTTNITKVNGKENMVQVEGNWQVMNELYEFDPQRSLEQCLIHQDKPKVLMIDDPQEKLLDAKEKIETNRSLDGIDDTNLTLKKALLDGSLAEEGLKKLDSFNQWMSKELGDVEESKTPSTFSAYWGTVENENDVDNATIPSEVHLDTYALDPSISHDQLFTIIDFSPSWAFEGSETKILIYGQFLRSLQEAEQCKWSCMFGEVEVPANIIDNGVLSCYTPPHKTGRIPFYVTCSNRLACSEIREFDFRDIYTQEVNNAAEQRESISDNFSVRFEELLYMGHTLPQNFDPISVSEKSELRSKISSLLRKEEDDWDKLLKLTLEKDFSPQNVQEHLLQNLLKDKLLGWLLQKVIEDGKGPNVLDEGGQGVLHLAAALGYDWALQPTVIAGVNVNFCDVNGWTALHWAAFCGRELTVASLISLGAAPGVLTDPSPEHPSGRTPADLASANGHKGIAGYLAESSISVQLLSLDMNRDTRESSGSKVVYRVQHNTTEVNDDRLSYELSLKDSLAAVCNASQAAARIHEVYRVQSFQRKQLKEYDDKFGISDEDALSLITVKPHKVGQRNEPVHAAAIRIQNKFRSWKGRKEFLMIRQRIVKIQAHVRGHQVRKNCGKIIWSVGILEKVILRWRRKGSGLRGFKLEDVPEGTMVQDTQCKEDEYDFLKEGRKQTEERLQKALSRVKSMVQYPEARDQYHRLLNVVTEIQENQLKHHRSSEERREFDNLIDLETLLDEDTFMLTVI